Proteins encoded together in one Prunus dulcis chromosome 3, ALMONDv2, whole genome shotgun sequence window:
- the LOC117621410 gene encoding RHOMBOID-like protein 5 produces MGKRPPSSEDMEKGREKARPSMPPPHLCPPPPKPWVPWLVPIIFVANVAVFIYTMYVNDCPSIDENKCILPFLKRFSFQPFKENPLLGPAGLTLKKLGALERQLVVEEGEGWRLLSCMWLHAGVVHLLANMLSLLFIGIRLEQEFGFIRIGLLYVLAGLGGSLGSTMHLMRTTSPTISVGASGALFGLLGAMLSELLINWTIYVNKCTALLILIVVIALNMAVGFLPKVDNSAHIGGFLAGFFLGFIILVRPQYGYIRRKHLPSTYDGKHKPRHKGYQYVLGSGALVILILGYTYGFGKLYGLKALKNLP; encoded by the exons ATGGGGAAGAGACCGCCATCCTCTGAAGACATGGAGAAGGGACGTGAAAAGGCTCGACCTTCCATGCCTCCACCACACTTATGCCCCCCACCACCAAAGCCATGGGTGCCGTGGCTCGTGCCGATCATATTTGTGGCCAATGTAGCCGTGTTCATTTATACCATGTACGTCAATGACTGTCCATCAATCGACGAGAATAAGTGTATTCTTCCTTTTTTGAAGAGGTTCTCTTTCCAACCCTTCAAAGAAAACCCTCTCCTTGGTCCTGCCGGACTCAC TCTAAAAAAACTAGGAGCCCTTGAACGGCAACTAGTGGTGGAAGAGGGCGAAGGATGGCGCCTCTTGTCTTGCATGTGGCTTCATGCGGGAGTCGTTCACTTACTTGCCAATATGCTGAGCCTTTTATTCATAGGAATCCGGCTTGAGCAGGAATTTGGATTTA TCAGAATAGGACTCTTGTATGTGCTTGCTGGATTAGGTGGAAGTTTAGGATCGACTATGCATCTTATGAGAACCACAAGCCCGACTATATCAGTTGGTGCATCCGGAGCACTTTTTGGATTGTTGGGAGCCATGCTTTCTGAGCTTCTAATAAACTGGACAATCTACGTAAATAAG TGCACAGCGCTCCTGATACTCATTGTTGTCATTGCCCTGAATATGGCTGTCGGGTTTCTACCTAAAGTGGACAATTCAGCTCATATAGGAGGATTCCTTGCAGGATTTTTCCTTGGCTTTATTATTCTTGTTCGTCCTCAATACGGTTATATACGCCGTAAGCATCTTCCATCAACCTATGACGGCAAACATAAACCTAGGCACAAGGGCTATCAATATGTGCTAGGGAGCGGTGCTCTTGTTATCTTAATTCTTGG ATACACATATGGCTTTGGTAAGCTATATGGTCTTAAGGCACTGAAAAATCTGCCTTAA
- the LOC117621617 gene encoding DCC family protein At1g52590, chloroplastic: HDCRFLFLNLCFTGVCNLCNGGVKFVRDNDRNRRIRFEALQSEAGKKLLRRSGRAPDDISSVVLVEQDRSFIKSEAVVKIMEYIDLPFPQLAFFLQFVPLFIRDFLYDNVANNRYTIFGRSDACEL; the protein is encoded by the exons CATGATTGCcgatttttgtttcttaatcTTTGTTTTACAGGTGTTTGTAACTTATGTAATGGAGGTGTGAAGTTCGTGCGTGATAATGATCGAAATAG GAGAATAAGGTTTGAAGCTCTCCAGAGTGAAGCAGGGAAGAAACTGCTAAGAAGGTCCGGAAGAGCTCCGGATGATATTTCaagtgttgttcttgttgaacAGGATAG ATCCTTCATCAAGTCAGAAGCTGTTGTGAAGATAATGGAATACATAGACTTACCCTTCCCCCAGCTAGCATTCTTTCTACAGTTTGTACCTCT TTTCATACGGGATTTTCTATATGACAATGTTGCAAACAACCGTTACACAATTTTTGGTCGCTCAGACGCATGTGAGCTATAG